One window from the genome of Hyperolius riggenbachi isolate aHypRig1 chromosome 6, aHypRig1.pri, whole genome shotgun sequence encodes:
- the CFAP144 gene encoding cilia- and flagella-associated protein 144 → MAAPSAAGGRERTIRDEVTLNAIHRETLRKENRCQKLVTEFTINPFHKIHAVTGKPMARHDNQNETADESFLKIFHHTALEPTKKYTEPQTTSQEIGWITEPLISSDRTDSRLHHHRQKTEITTYMEAAWKLKEQSVNLQ, encoded by the exons ATGGCGGCTCCATCAGCAGCGGGTGGCCGGGAGAGAACAATTCGAGATGAGGTGACCCTAAACGCCATCCACCGGGAGACTTTACGCAAGGAGAACCGCTGCCAGAAGCTGGTCACCGAGTTTACCATCAACCCCTTTCACAAAA TTCATGCAGTTACTGGGAAGCCAATGGCAAGGCACGACAATCAGAATGAGACTGCCGATG AAAGCTTCCTAAAAATCTTCCATCACACGGCTCTGGAGCCCACCAAGAAATACACAGAACCTCAAACCACCAGCCAGGAGATTGGCTGGATCACAGAGCCGTTG ATCAGCAGTGATCGGACAGACAGCCGGCTACATCATCACCGGCAGAAAACAGAGATTACCACCTACATGGAGGCAGCATGGAAACTTAAAGAACAGAGTGTCAATCTACAGTAA